The DNA region GAGCGTTCACGACTTCGCGGACTGCGACGAGGAGCCCGGCTGGGGCGTGTGGCGCATCCCGCCGCTGCATCGGAAGGGCGCGTCCGAGGAGGACGAGATCGAGGAGCGGACACATGCCATCCCCCTGCCCCCGGCGGTCTGGTCCGTCGTGAAGGCGCGCATCGCCGGCCTGCCCGGGGAGCACTGGCTGTTCCCGGGCCTGCGTCCCCGGCGGAAGGGCGCGCCCGTCGGGCACATGTCGGAACACACCTTCACGCACCAGTTCGACGCCATGCCCGGCATCGTGGCGAGCCCGCACGACCTGCGCCGGGCGCTCCGGACACAGGGGCGCAAGCTGTTGAAGGTCACGCCGAAGGAGCTCAGCCTGATCCTCGACCACGCCGAGGGCAAGGCCGGCTCGGTGACGGAGACGCACTACAGCGACGACGAGCAACTCGACATCAAGCGCCCGATCTTGGAACGGTGGTGGGCGATGGTGGAGAAGCACGCCGCGGCCGCTGCGTCCGAGTTGCCCTCCGTCGAGGAGATCCGCCAGCACGTCAGCCGGGAGAAGCAGCGCCAGAAGGGTCGCGTCCAGGGCGTCGCCGCCGCGGCCTGACGGTTCGCTTTACACAACCTTCACCACATCGTCCGGTGACCCTGGGCGGCGGCTTGACCGCACGAATCGCGAGCTGCGATCCTCGCCCTATCGACACCTGAGAGCCCACCATGAAACCGCGCATAGCCCCCTCCAACCGGACGAGACCCATCCCCGGGGCGTGACCGCGCGTGCGGCAGCCCCTGCTCAGGAGGCTGCCTTCATGAAGACCAAGACCACCACCTACTTCAGTGCCGACCACCACTTCGGGCACGAGGGCGTCATCCGCATGTGCGGCCGCCCCTACTCCGATGCCCGCGAGATGGACGAGGCCTTGGTCCGCGCCTGGAACGCTCGCGTCCGCCCCGTCGACACGATCTGGTTCCTCGGCGACTTCGCCATGGGGAGCTCGCCCGAGCGGTGCCGCGAGCTCTTCGCCCGCCTGAACGGCACCAAGCATCTCGTCCGCGGCAACCACGACGGGAAGAGGGTCCTCGAACTGCCGTGGGCGTCCCAGCACGACCTCGTGCAGATCACCGTCGGCGGCGTCCGGCTGGTCCTCTGCCACTACGCGATGCGGTCATGGAACCAGGTCTGGCGGGGCAGCCTCCACCTCTACGGGCACACGCACAATACCCTGCCCCCGACCACCCAATCCTGCGATGTCGGCGTGGATGCCTGGGACTTCCAGCCGGTGACGCTGGCCGAGATCCGGGAGCGTCTCGCCACCGTCGATGAGGAGCCAGAGGAGATGCGCCGGGCGCGCGAGCAGGGCGAGGAGAATGGCGATGCCGCGTGAGACCGAGATCCCCTCTGACACCGTCACCTGCGAGGTGTGCGGGTGGGTGTCCTATTCGGTCACCCGGGAGCACGCTGAGGAACATGTCGCCCGGCACAACGCGTGGCGGGCGATTGACCCTGAGGCGCTCCGGCACTGGCCTCGACCGATGTCGATCCGCGAGTACGCCTGTCGCGGCTGCGGCGGCTGGGGGCCGTACCGTCCCGCGCGGCAGGGAGACTGTCCCTTAGGCGCGACCATCAATGCGGTTATCGTGGAATGACGAAGGCCCCCCGCTTATCCGGGGGGGGCCTTTCTAGATTCGGGGCCGGGGGTCGACCTCGGCGTCGAGCTCGTCGGCCACATCGAGGAGGCGCTCCCCGGTCTCCCGCGCCAGCTTCGCCAGAGCCGCCGAGACCCAATCCGGGATGTCCATCGCGCCCGAGGCCCATTTCGACACCATCCGCGGGTCGATCTCGTCCCGTGGGCCCGCCGGGTGGTAGGGCCCAAGGAGCCTCGCCAACGGTCGGCGCCAGTCCTCCCCGGAGCGGAGCGCCTCCCCGGCGCGGGCGAGCAGGTCAGGCGTCATGAGGGCTTCTCCATGAGGCGCCCGCCCATCCGTGCGAGGCGGGACAGACACCGGGGGCACGTCGCCGGCTCATCCGTCGGGTCGCTCCACCCCACCGAGCGCCGGCCGTGCGTCGCCCGGCAGAGCGCGACGGTCTCGCCCTCGGGCAGCACGTGGAACAGCGAACCCTTGTCCGCCTCCGCGCCGTTCGACAGGCGGCCGAGCAGGCGCTCGGAGCGGGCGAAGCGCCCGTCGCCGAGGTCGTAGCGCGGGGCCCCGGCGAGGAAAGCCGCGTACCGGCGCCGGTTCTCCTCGTGCTTGATGCGCTGCTCCTCCTCGTCCCGGGTACACCCCGATGGACCAGGCGCTCATCGAGGCCGGGCTGGGGTGCTTCTATTCGCTGAGCATGGGGTACGCGCTGCAGGACACGAGCGTGCCTTACACCCCCCGGAGCATCGCCTTCCCGGTCACGCTGAAGCGCGACCGGGACGGCACCCCGCGCCTGTTCGTGGCCTCACCCGTCTATGCGGACCTCCCCTACGTCCGGCGCGTCGAGGCGGTCACGGGCCTGAAGGCGATCTCGCACTCGAACGCGTCGGGGGCATTCTGGCACCACGCCCTCGACTTCGCGACGGATGCCGGCTGGGAGCGCCTCGCCGAGAGCATGGAGTTCACGACCCCGGAGCGCGTCGCCCAGGCGGTGAACATGACCGTCATCGGCGGCGAGCTCTCCCCGGCGAACGCCCGCTCGCTGTTGGACCGCCTCGGCCTGCGGGAGCCTGCCGACCGCAGCGCGGCCGCCATCGCGGAGATCCAGGTCAACATCGGCGGATTCGGTCTGGACGGGTCGCCATGGGCGGCCATTCACGCCGTCGAGGACGGCTGGATCTCGG from Methylobacterium sp. NMS14P includes:
- a CDS encoding metallophosphoesterase family protein; its protein translation is MKTKTTTYFSADHHFGHEGVIRMCGRPYSDAREMDEALVRAWNARVRPVDTIWFLGDFAMGSSPERCRELFARLNGTKHLVRGNHDGKRVLELPWASQHDLVQITVGGVRLVLCHYAMRSWNQVWRGSLHLYGHTHNTLPPTTQSCDVGVDAWDFQPVTLAEIRERLATVDEEPEEMRRAREQGEENGDAA